In Strigops habroptila isolate Jane chromosome 14, bStrHab1.2.pri, whole genome shotgun sequence, one genomic interval encodes:
- the MRPL27 gene encoding 39S ribosomal protein L27, mitochondrial has translation MVVDKMAALRRLFLTTPQTSLVAIRCASKKSGGSSKNLGGRSPGKRYGFKKVEGAFVHAGNILATQRLIRWHPGAHVGMGRNKTLYALEDGIVRYTKEVYVPLPRSSESREVICRLPKGAVLYKTFINVIPTTEVGSFKLVTML, from the exons TTCTGACAACTCCCCAAACGAGCCTGGTTGCCATCAGATGTGCTTCTAAGAAAAGTGGGGGCAGCTCAAAAAATCTTGGTGGCCGCAGCCCTGGGAAGCGCTATGGGTTCAAGAAAGTAGAAG GTGCCTTTGTGCATGCAGGCAACATTCTGGCTACGCAGCGGTTGATACGTTGGCACCCTGGGGCTCAC GTGGGGATGGGCCGTAACAAGACACTTTACGCCCTGGAGGATGGGATTGTGAGATACACCAAAGAGGTCTACGTCCCTCTGCCCCGCAGCAGTGAGAGCAGAGAAGTCATCTGTCGCCTACCCAAAGGAGCAGTGCTTTATAAAACCTTTATCAATGTTATCCCTACCACAGAAGTAGGAAGCTTTAAACTGGTCACCATGCTCTGA
- the LOC115616634 gene encoding uncharacterized protein LOC115616634: MDSNVLAIVIAATVSTSVFIVAILILLLLLYHRDPMCCQFLCSCRLFQSPSQYDCPPPSFSSSQRLVGPQCRASRLESAAAENPGVQGDELFCVGPPSTYQVPYWEQPRLPSYESVRKKDRQREIHQMIADRFGLWAEPSQEMPPPYEHALRHPPAFSGPVISSETLDRRGVPDSFQAPPGYQPQRNTAVEWPNVRPLPRFAIS, from the exons ATGGACAGCAACGTCCTGGCCATCGTTATCGCCGCGA CTGTGTCCACCTCCGTCTTCATCGTGGCAatcctcatcctgctgctgctcctgtacCACCGGGACCCCATGTGCTGCCagttcctctgctcctgccGCTTATTCCAGAGCCCCAGCCAGTAT GACTGCCCCCCGccctccttcagcagcagccagcgGCTGGTGGGTCCCCAGTGCAGAGCCTCGCGCCTGGAGAGTGCTGCAGCTGAGAACCCGGGCGTGCAG GGGGATGAGCTGTTCTGTGTCGGGCCCCCCAGCACATACCAGGTCCCTTATTGGGAGCAGCCCCGCCTGCCCAGCTACGAGAGCGTGCGGAAGAAGGATCGCCAACGGGAGATCCACCAGATGATTGCCGACAGGTTCGGGCTGTGGGCAGAGCCTTCCCAGGAG ATGCCGCCTCCCTATGAGCATGCTCTGAGGCATCCTCCAGCTTTCTCAGGACCAGTGATAAGCTCAGAGACCTTGGACAGACGTGGCGTTCCAGACTCTTTCCAGGCCCCTCCTGGCTACCAACCTCAGCGAAACACAGCCGT GGAATGGCCAAATGTCAGACCTTTGCCCAGGTTTGCCATCAGCTGA